One Brassica napus cultivar Da-Ae chromosome C2, Da-Ae, whole genome shotgun sequence DNA window includes the following coding sequences:
- the BNAC02G35020D gene encoding uncharacterized protein BNAC02G35020D, with amino-acid sequence MMQTKIPTFTRPSLTLHETRAVHHPRISMALCSSSSSSSPSPFHHILCKSTFPLAASLTLLLSPCPAEAGLMSGSPGIESIPGPELPKLEFLDRFNAKNQKFYAENDSRFKESPILKKLLENSKLNKEKNEKAIQDKYCLRGAE; translated from the exons ATGATGCAAACAAAAATTCCTACTTTCACTCGACCAAGCTTAACTCTCCATGAAACAAGAGCAGTTCATCATCCTCGTATCTCCATGGCTCTAtgctcctcttcctcctcctcatcacCATCGCCTTTTCACCATATTCTCTGCAAGTCCACCTTTCCTCTCGCTGCCTCACTCACCCTTCTCCTCTCTCCTTGCCCCG CTGAAGCAGGCTTAATGTCCGGAAGTCCCGGAATAGAATCAATTCCCGGTCCGGAATTACCAAAGCTCGAGTTCCTTGACCGTTTCAATG CTAAAAACCAGAAGTTCTACGCTGAAAATGATTCAAGGTTCAAAGAATCTCCAATACTCAAGAAGCTACTCGAGAACTCCAAACTAAACAAAGAAAA GAATGAAAAAGCTATTCAAGACAAGTATTGTCTAAGAGGAGCAGAGTAG
- the BNAC02G35030D gene encoding nodulin-related protein 1: MDFLSDQLKKKFSDKKPESSKPESSKPETNHNKNKPGHAGPTTHSGHRPATNAELMASAKIVAEAAQAAARNETAKLDKAKVAGATADILDAAGRYGKFDEKRGVGQYLEKAENYLHKYETSHSHSSSGGSHGGGGHGGGAGEPAGKKGDEKSGSGSHGFGDYAKMAQGFMK; the protein is encoded by the coding sequence ATGGATTTCCTCTCCGATCAACTAAAAAAGAAGTTCTCCGACAAGAAACCGGAAAGTTCAAAACCGGAAAGTTCAAAACCGGAGACGAACCACAACAAAAACAAACCCGGTCATGCCGGTCCAACAACTCATAGCGGACATAGGCCAGCTACCAACGCTGAGCTCATGGCTAGTGCTAAGATTGTAGCCGAAGCTGCTCAAGCCGCTGCTCGCAATGAGACTGCCAAGCTAGACAAAGCTAAAGTCGCCGGAGCCACCGCTGATATTCTCGACGCCGCCGGTAGGTACGGCAAGTTTGATGAAAAAAGGGGTGTGGGTCAGTACCTCGAAAAGGCTGAAAATTATCTCCACAAGTATGAAACTTCACACTCTCACTCCTCCAGTGGTGGCAGCCACGGCGGTGGTGGTCACGGTGGAGGTGCTGGAGAACCGGCGGGTAAGAAAGGGGATGAGAAATCGGGAAGTGGTAGCCATGGGTTTGGAGACTATGCTAAGATGGCTCAAGGTTTCATGAAGTGA